One region of Microbacterium rhizosphaerae genomic DNA includes:
- a CDS encoding helix-turn-helix transcriptional regulator — protein sequence MDHRRDVREFLASRRDRITPDQAGLPAYGGNRRVPGLRREEVAMLAGVSVDYYTRLERGDISGASDSVLDSLARALQLDDAETAHLFDLARTARASATSRKPRKGAEAIRPSIQRVLDAITDAPALVRNNYFDYLGANPLGRALYRPIFDEPHPNSATFAFLDPAAPDFYVDWEKTTQELVATLRGEAGRNPYDKRLTDLVGELSTRSERFRTLWAAHNVRYHRSGVKRLHHPVVGDLELTYEAFELPADPGLTLSTYTAEPGSASADALRVLGSWAVSSARPAVEPQNAPADG from the coding sequence ATGGATCATCGTCGTGACGTGCGAGAGTTCCTGGCCAGCCGCCGGGACCGCATCACCCCTGACCAGGCCGGCCTTCCCGCATACGGCGGCAACCGACGTGTTCCCGGTCTGCGCCGTGAAGAAGTCGCGATGCTCGCCGGGGTCAGCGTGGATTACTACACCAGGCTCGAACGCGGCGACATCTCCGGGGCGTCCGACAGCGTCCTCGACTCCCTTGCCCGCGCTCTGCAGCTGGATGACGCGGAGACGGCGCACCTGTTCGATCTCGCCCGCACGGCCCGTGCGTCTGCGACGTCGCGGAAGCCGCGGAAGGGTGCAGAGGCCATCCGCCCCAGCATCCAGCGCGTGCTCGACGCGATCACCGACGCGCCTGCACTGGTGCGCAACAACTACTTCGACTACCTCGGCGCCAACCCGCTCGGTCGAGCGCTGTACCGCCCGATCTTCGACGAGCCGCACCCCAACAGCGCCACGTTCGCGTTCCTCGACCCTGCCGCCCCGGATTTCTACGTCGACTGGGAGAAGACAACTCAAGAGCTGGTCGCGACCCTGCGCGGCGAGGCGGGTCGAAACCCGTACGACAAGCGCCTCACCGATCTCGTCGGCGAGTTGTCGACGCGGTCAGAGCGATTCCGCACCCTGTGGGCGGCGCACAACGTGCGCTATCACCGGAGCGGCGTGAAACGTCTCCACCATCCGGTCGTCGGCGATCTCGAACTCACCTACGAAGCCTTCGAACTCCCCGCCGACCCCGGTCTCACACTGTCCACCTACACCGCCGAACCCGGATCGGCATCCGCCGACGCGCTCCGCGTGCTCGGCAGTTGGGCAGTCTCTTCCGCGCGGCCGGCGGTCGAGCCTCAGAATGCGCCCGCGGACGGATGA
- a CDS encoding family 78 glycoside hydrolase catalytic domain, whose translation MTVSVTPIRFEHHRGALGIGESAPRLSWIVDHAPAGWRQARYEIEAAAAGTAVVDRPESVLVPWPFAPLSSRERRELRVRVVGEDGSMSEWSDWATVEAGLLERADWQADLVGPRDSRIAAPLVRGTFTIRDAAIRRARIYATAHGLYELELNGARVGDQQLAPGWTAYESRLRYQTYDVTDLVTPGANAVGAWLGDGWWRGYLGWDGRRELYGTDLGVLVQLEVEYADGERQVVASGPEWVSAASPISSADLYNGEHFDARNIEREWSAAGFDDGAWTPVEVRDLGGAELVAPDGPPVRHVETLHPREVLTSPSGATILDFGQNLVGRLRIRVRGEAGTTIALRHAEVLEHGEPATAPLRGAKATDSYTLRGEGVEEWAPRFTFHGFRYAEVTGWVGDLQPDDIVAEVLHSDLHRTGWFASSDPLVNRLHENAVWGMRGNFVDVPTDCPQRDERLGWTGDLQVFAPTAEFLYDSAGFLTSWLRDLAAEQRRYGGTPMVVPAITTGYQGPMAGWADAATVVPWSIYRAYGDLGILEAQFDSMAAWVDEVAAAAGEDRIWSKGFQFGDWLDPTAPAGRPEAAQTYPEIVATAYFARSSRIVADAAALLGRVEDAARYGRLAEEVRGAFHREYVSGSGRLLSDSATAYALALQFGLVDGEPARAHAAGRLAELVRGNGYKISTGFIGTPLVCDALSANGHADVAYRLLLQTEAPSWLYTVTQGATTIWERWDSLLPDGTVNPSGMTSFNHYAFGSVADWLHRVVAGLAPAEPGYRRIRIAPQPPRRGVTSAAARLQTPYGEASVSWTLADVRMTLSATVPVGAVADVILPSGASVTVEHGAYEWSEPFEVDPVERPAVTVDTPMGALIDDAEAMSVFVGVVTKYVPEAAAHMSGGLNGRDDVTPRQIAGMMPHSDDFLADLERGFAAVTAGEPIPVDLFEAAPSPADDDLVDAAGMLSGRDFWSTREGDGIRSLVLVDGPHGVRRQTGTADNLGFNESLPATCFPPGAGLGSTWNPALIREVGEALGCEARALDVDVLLGPAINIKRSPLGGRTFEYFSEDPLLTGILATGYVQGVQSTGVGTSLKHFAVNNQETDRMRVSAEVDDRALREIYLPAFERVVTQAHPTTVMSAYNAINGVFASENEWLLTDLLRGEWGFDGLVVSDWGAIKDRVEALRAGLDLEMPGTGDAGRDAIVDAVRDGRIDRGLVDRSLERLRALADRTRPSAADPSFDEDAHHALARRAAGEAIVLLRNERGTLPLRAGQRVAVLGELAATPQYQGGGSSHVNPTRLDIPLEQLRRVLADVSYAPGYSTDPSADHTALLGAARAAAEEADVAVVFVGLYEKDQSEGFDRTHLDLPPQHVALIQSVAAVAQRTVVVLSNGGVVSLEPWHDSVDAIVEGWALGQAVGSAIADVLTGAVNPSGRLAESIPFRLQDTPSYLTFPGENEIVRYSEGVFVGYRWYTTAESPVRYPFGHGLSYTGFTQELEVEASGPDSARARVIVRNTGHVGGAEVVQVYVAPAASPVRRPARELAGFAKVELEPGESTVIEIPLDRRAFAYWDVAKGRWRVEPGTYRVELGRSSVEISASADLPLEGDIDSPEPLTLDSTVGSWFGHPLVGPALMQAMMAGASEEQLAAASENENMLKMVESMPMGQFARFPGVEIPDEALEQLIELSRVGSPG comes from the coding sequence ATGACCGTCTCCGTCACCCCCATCCGTTTCGAACACCACCGCGGCGCCCTCGGCATCGGGGAGTCTGCGCCCCGCCTGAGCTGGATCGTCGACCACGCACCCGCAGGATGGCGTCAGGCCCGGTACGAGATCGAAGCTGCGGCCGCAGGAACGGCGGTCGTGGACAGGCCCGAGTCCGTGCTCGTGCCGTGGCCGTTCGCGCCCCTCTCGTCGCGCGAGCGGCGCGAGCTCCGGGTGCGTGTCGTGGGCGAAGACGGCTCGATGTCGGAGTGGAGCGATTGGGCGACGGTGGAGGCCGGCTTGCTGGAGCGAGCGGACTGGCAGGCCGATCTGGTGGGGCCCCGCGATTCGCGGATCGCGGCGCCGCTGGTGCGCGGCACCTTCACGATTCGGGATGCTGCGATCCGCCGCGCGCGCATCTACGCGACCGCGCACGGTCTGTACGAGCTGGAGCTGAACGGCGCCCGGGTCGGCGATCAGCAGCTGGCGCCGGGCTGGACCGCCTACGAGAGTCGGCTGCGCTATCAGACCTACGACGTGACCGACCTCGTGACTCCCGGCGCGAACGCGGTGGGCGCGTGGCTCGGTGACGGCTGGTGGCGGGGCTACCTCGGGTGGGACGGTCGCCGGGAGCTCTATGGAACCGACCTGGGTGTGCTGGTGCAGCTCGAGGTCGAGTACGCGGACGGCGAGCGCCAGGTCGTGGCATCCGGACCGGAATGGGTGTCGGCGGCGAGTCCGATCAGCTCGGCCGATCTGTACAACGGGGAGCACTTCGACGCTCGCAACATCGAACGCGAGTGGTCTGCGGCGGGCTTCGACGACGGCGCGTGGACGCCGGTCGAGGTGCGCGACCTCGGGGGCGCGGAACTGGTGGCCCCCGACGGCCCACCCGTCCGGCACGTCGAGACGCTGCACCCGAGAGAGGTGCTGACGAGCCCGAGCGGTGCCACGATTCTGGACTTCGGCCAGAACCTCGTCGGCAGGCTTCGGATTCGCGTCCGCGGGGAGGCGGGAACGACGATCGCCCTCCGCCATGCGGAGGTGCTCGAGCACGGCGAACCGGCGACCGCTCCACTGCGCGGTGCGAAGGCGACCGACTCGTACACGCTTCGCGGGGAAGGGGTCGAGGAGTGGGCGCCGCGGTTCACCTTCCACGGCTTCCGCTACGCCGAGGTCACGGGGTGGGTCGGAGACCTCCAGCCGGACGACATCGTCGCGGAGGTCCTGCATTCGGACCTGCATCGCACCGGCTGGTTCGCATCCTCCGACCCGCTGGTGAACCGGCTGCACGAGAACGCCGTGTGGGGCATGCGCGGCAACTTCGTCGACGTGCCCACCGACTGCCCGCAACGGGATGAGCGGCTCGGCTGGACCGGCGACCTGCAGGTGTTCGCGCCCACCGCGGAGTTCCTCTACGACTCGGCCGGGTTCCTCACCTCCTGGCTGCGCGACCTCGCCGCCGAGCAGCGCCGGTACGGCGGTACGCCGATGGTGGTCCCGGCGATCACGACCGGGTATCAGGGGCCGATGGCCGGATGGGCGGATGCCGCCACCGTGGTCCCGTGGTCGATCTACCGCGCCTACGGCGACCTCGGCATCCTGGAGGCCCAGTTCGACAGCATGGCTGCGTGGGTCGACGAAGTCGCCGCCGCAGCGGGCGAGGACCGCATCTGGTCGAAGGGATTCCAGTTCGGCGACTGGCTCGACCCCACGGCGCCCGCCGGCCGGCCTGAGGCCGCGCAGACGTACCCGGAGATCGTGGCGACCGCCTATTTCGCCCGTTCGTCGCGGATCGTCGCGGATGCCGCGGCCCTCCTCGGCCGCGTCGAAGACGCCGCCCGCTACGGCAGGCTCGCGGAGGAGGTGCGGGGCGCGTTCCACCGGGAGTACGTGTCGGGGTCGGGGCGCCTGCTGTCGGACTCCGCCACCGCGTATGCCCTGGCGCTGCAGTTCGGCCTCGTCGACGGTGAACCGGCGCGTGCGCACGCTGCCGGCCGGCTGGCGGAGCTCGTGCGCGGCAACGGCTACAAGATCTCGACCGGGTTCATCGGCACACCGCTTGTGTGCGACGCCCTGTCCGCGAACGGCCACGCCGATGTGGCCTACCGCCTGCTCCTCCAGACCGAGGCGCCATCGTGGCTGTACACCGTGACGCAGGGTGCGACCACGATCTGGGAGCGGTGGGACTCGCTGCTGCCGGACGGGACGGTCAACCCGAGTGGAATGACCTCGTTCAACCACTACGCGTTCGGCTCGGTCGCCGACTGGCTGCACCGCGTGGTGGCCGGCCTCGCGCCCGCAGAGCCCGGTTACCGACGCATCCGCATCGCCCCGCAGCCGCCCCGACGCGGCGTGACGTCCGCGGCCGCCCGGCTGCAGACACCGTACGGGGAGGCATCCGTCTCGTGGACGCTCGCCGACGTTCGGATGACTCTTTCGGCGACGGTCCCGGTCGGCGCCGTCGCCGACGTCATCCTTCCCTCCGGAGCTTCGGTGACCGTCGAGCACGGGGCGTACGAGTGGAGTGAGCCGTTCGAGGTCGATCCTGTCGAGCGACCCGCGGTCACCGTCGACACCCCGATGGGGGCACTGATCGACGACGCCGAGGCGATGAGCGTCTTCGTGGGGGTGGTCACGAAGTACGTGCCCGAGGCTGCGGCGCACATGAGCGGAGGACTGAACGGTCGCGACGACGTCACCCCGCGGCAGATCGCCGGCATGATGCCGCACTCCGACGACTTCCTCGCCGACCTCGAGCGAGGCTTCGCCGCCGTGACCGCAGGTGAACCGATCCCCGTCGACCTCTTCGAGGCCGCGCCGTCCCCGGCCGACGACGACCTCGTGGATGCGGCGGGCATGCTCAGCGGCCGCGACTTCTGGTCCACCCGCGAGGGCGACGGCATCCGCTCGCTCGTGCTCGTCGACGGTCCCCACGGCGTCAGACGCCAGACCGGGACCGCCGACAACCTCGGCTTCAATGAGAGCCTGCCCGCCACGTGCTTCCCGCCCGGGGCCGGTCTCGGATCCACCTGGAACCCTGCGCTCATCAGGGAGGTGGGCGAAGCGCTGGGCTGCGAAGCCCGCGCCCTGGATGTGGACGTGCTGCTCGGTCCCGCGATCAACATCAAGCGGTCACCGCTGGGCGGCCGAACCTTCGAGTACTTCTCCGAGGACCCGCTGCTCACCGGCATCCTGGCGACCGGATATGTGCAGGGCGTGCAGTCCACCGGTGTCGGCACATCGCTGAAGCACTTCGCCGTCAACAACCAGGAGACCGACCGGATGCGCGTCAGCGCCGAGGTCGACGACCGTGCCCTTCGCGAGATCTACCTGCCCGCCTTCGAACGAGTCGTCACGCAGGCGCACCCGACGACGGTGATGAGCGCCTACAACGCGATCAACGGCGTCTTCGCATCCGAGAACGAATGGCTGCTCACCGACCTGCTCCGCGGCGAATGGGGGTTCGACGGTCTGGTCGTGTCCGACTGGGGCGCGATCAAGGACCGCGTCGAGGCGCTGCGCGCGGGCCTCGACCTCGAAATGCCCGGCACGGGAGACGCGGGGCGCGACGCCATCGTCGACGCTGTGCGCGACGGGCGCATCGACCGTGGACTGGTCGATCGATCCTTGGAGCGGCTGCGGGCGCTCGCCGATCGCACACGGCCGAGCGCGGCCGACCCCTCCTTCGACGAAGACGCCCATCACGCCCTCGCACGTCGCGCCGCAGGCGAGGCGATCGTTCTGCTGCGCAACGAGCGCGGCACGCTCCCGCTGCGCGCCGGCCAGCGGGTCGCTGTGCTCGGCGAACTGGCCGCGACGCCGCAGTACCAGGGTGGCGGCAGCTCGCACGTCAATCCCACCCGTCTGGACATCCCGCTCGAGCAGCTGCGCCGGGTTCTGGCTGACGTCTCGTACGCTCCCGGCTATTCGACCGATCCCTCGGCCGACCACACTGCCCTCCTCGGCGCCGCGCGAGCCGCGGCTGAGGAAGCGGACGTGGCCGTGGTGTTCGTCGGACTGTACGAGAAGGACCAGTCCGAAGGATTCGACCGCACCCACCTCGACCTCCCGCCCCAGCACGTGGCGCTGATCCAGAGCGTTGCGGCCGTGGCACAGCGGACGGTCGTGGTGCTGTCGAACGGGGGTGTCGTCTCGCTGGAACCGTGGCACGACTCGGTCGACGCGATCGTCGAGGGATGGGCGCTGGGCCAGGCCGTCGGCAGCGCCATCGCCGACGTACTCACCGGAGCGGTGAATCCCTCCGGCCGACTCGCGGAGTCGATCCCGTTCCGACTGCAGGACACCCCGTCCTACCTCACCTTCCCTGGCGAGAACGAGATCGTCCGGTACAGCGAAGGCGTCTTCGTCGGCTACCGCTGGTACACGACGGCCGAGAGCCCGGTGCGGTACCCGTTCGGCCATGGCCTCAGCTATACCGGCTTCACGCAGGAACTCGAGGTCGAAGCATCCGGACCCGACTCGGCCCGTGCGCGCGTCATCGTCCGGAACACGGGCCACGTGGGAGGGGCGGAGGTCGTTCAGGTCTACGTGGCACCGGCTGCCTCGCCGGTCCGGCGTCCGGCGCGGGAACTCGCCGGCTTCGCGAAGGTGGAGCTCGAGCCCGGTGAGTCCACGGTGATCGAGATCCCTCTGGACCGGCGCGCATTCGCCTACTGGGATGTCGCCAAGGGTCGGTGGCGCGTCGAGCCGGGCACCTACCGTGTCGAGCTCGGACGATCCTCGGTCGAGATCAGCGCGTCCGCGGATCTGCCACTGGAGGGCGACATCGATTCGCCGGAACCGCTCACCCTCGATTCCACGGTGGGCAGCTGGTTCGGCCACCCCCTCGTCGGACCGGCGCTCATGCAGGCGATGATGGCCGGCGCGTCCGAGGAGCAACTCGCCGCGGCATCCGAGAACGAGAACATGCTCAAGATGGTCGAGTCCATGCCGATGGGGCAGTTCGCGCGGTTCCCGGGCGTGGAGATCCCCGACGAGGCGCTGGAGCAGCTGATCGAGCTGAGCCGCGTCGGCAGCCCCGGGTAA
- a CDS encoding family 78 glycoside hydrolase catalytic domain translates to MKNIAPALARTPQGLLDGATWITTPDPVPPAGQRPAYEFRRDFTIDGAPEDAHLVVTAHGVYEAFVNGRRVGDQQLTPGITSYRTTLYVQQYDVTDLLSEGDNELVLTLSDGWFRGRVGAHRVADSFGTETAIIAALTAQTPAQTFRVVTDTSWTCDVGTILAADLMDGQTTDMRRRDRRIDGTPAIPASDPLTRDVHRLAWSPAPPVRKIECYRPRRIIRRPSGRQIVDFGQNLNGWVELAHLGPYGARLTLTHGEALDAAGDLTLEHLNITIAPGHPPLPVGQVDTVISRGVAGDVFEPRHTSHGFRYVAIDGLDDELVPTDITAHQVRTDLSQTGTFACSDPRVNDLHRIAVASWKANTLDIPTDCPQRERWGYTGDFQIFARSAAYLDDISGFARKWLTSLADDQHVDGMITNVAPDCGIEPVPVIPISFDGSAGWGDAATIVPAELYRAYGDPRVLDEFIPMMRRWVDYAAAMAAADRNASRRARGVEAAPHEKFLWDTGWHWGEWLEPDTAFNPQADPAIVATAYLAHSARLTAEAADVLGDLPVAEHYRRLAHDVANAWRTEFLRPDGSLTIPTQANYTRALAFELIPAELRHRAADLLVRLIEENGTRLATGFLSTGMLLPVLADHGYADVAYNLLFQTDEPGWLVMLERGATTVWEAWNGIDRDGDPHESLNHYSKGAVIAFLHEYVAGIRPASAGYDRVDIRPQIDARLTWAEGTLLTRHGLIRSRWEVRDDQIDITVRLPAHTSGTLFLPDGTQCELGGGDAVFTVARPRPGQRIPYPDTRRGLTLRG, encoded by the coding sequence GTGAAGAACATCGCCCCTGCGCTCGCCCGCACCCCGCAGGGCCTGCTCGACGGCGCAACGTGGATCACGACGCCGGATCCCGTGCCGCCTGCCGGACAGCGGCCCGCCTACGAGTTCCGGCGCGACTTCACGATCGACGGGGCACCCGAGGACGCCCACCTCGTCGTCACTGCGCACGGCGTGTACGAAGCGTTCGTCAACGGGCGACGCGTGGGCGATCAGCAGCTGACGCCCGGAATCACGAGCTACCGCACGACGCTGTACGTACAGCAGTACGACGTCACCGACCTCCTGAGCGAGGGGGACAACGAGCTCGTCCTCACACTCAGCGATGGGTGGTTCCGCGGCCGCGTCGGCGCACACCGGGTCGCGGACAGTTTCGGCACCGAGACGGCGATCATCGCCGCGCTCACCGCCCAGACGCCGGCGCAGACATTCCGGGTGGTCACCGACACGAGCTGGACCTGCGATGTCGGCACGATCCTGGCGGCTGATCTGATGGACGGCCAGACCACCGACATGCGCCGGCGTGATCGCCGCATCGATGGCACCCCGGCCATCCCCGCTTCGGACCCGCTCACCCGCGACGTTCACCGGCTGGCATGGTCGCCCGCCCCACCGGTTCGGAAGATCGAATGCTACCGTCCCCGGCGCATCATCCGTCGGCCCTCCGGCCGTCAGATCGTCGACTTCGGCCAGAACCTGAACGGATGGGTCGAGCTCGCCCACCTCGGCCCGTACGGCGCGAGGCTGACCCTCACGCACGGTGAAGCCCTCGACGCGGCGGGCGACCTGACACTCGAGCACCTGAACATCACGATCGCGCCCGGCCATCCGCCGTTGCCCGTCGGCCAGGTCGACACCGTCATCTCCCGCGGGGTCGCCGGGGATGTCTTCGAGCCACGGCACACCAGTCACGGCTTCCGATACGTCGCCATCGACGGCCTCGACGACGAACTGGTCCCGACGGACATCACCGCGCACCAGGTGCGCACCGACCTGTCGCAGACCGGCACCTTCGCGTGCAGCGACCCACGCGTCAACGACCTGCACCGCATCGCGGTGGCGAGCTGGAAGGCGAACACCCTCGATATCCCCACCGACTGCCCGCAACGAGAGCGTTGGGGCTACACCGGCGACTTCCAGATCTTCGCCCGCAGCGCCGCGTACCTCGATGACATCTCCGGCTTCGCGCGGAAGTGGCTCACCTCCCTCGCGGATGACCAGCATGTCGATGGCATGATCACCAACGTCGCGCCCGACTGCGGTATCGAACCGGTGCCGGTCATCCCCATCTCCTTCGACGGATCAGCCGGCTGGGGCGATGCCGCCACCATCGTCCCCGCCGAGCTCTACCGCGCGTACGGCGACCCGCGGGTGCTCGACGAGTTCATCCCGATGATGCGACGCTGGGTCGACTACGCCGCGGCGATGGCAGCCGCCGACAGGAACGCATCGCGCCGTGCGCGCGGCGTCGAGGCCGCCCCCCACGAGAAGTTCCTGTGGGACACGGGATGGCACTGGGGTGAATGGCTCGAACCTGACACGGCGTTCAACCCGCAGGCCGATCCGGCGATCGTGGCGACCGCCTACCTCGCCCACTCCGCCCGACTCACCGCCGAGGCCGCCGACGTGCTCGGCGACCTGCCCGTCGCCGAGCACTACCGCCGGCTGGCCCACGACGTGGCGAATGCGTGGCGAACAGAGTTCCTCCGCCCCGACGGCTCGCTGACCATCCCGACTCAGGCCAACTACACGCGCGCCCTGGCATTCGAGCTCATTCCCGCAGAGCTGAGGCATCGCGCGGCCGACCTGCTCGTCCGGCTGATCGAGGAGAACGGAACCCGCCTCGCCACCGGCTTCCTGTCCACCGGGATGCTGCTGCCTGTGCTCGCCGACCATGGCTACGCGGATGTCGCCTACAACCTGCTCTTCCAGACCGACGAACCGGGTTGGCTCGTCATGCTCGAGCGCGGAGCCACCACCGTGTGGGAAGCCTGGAACGGCATCGATAGAGACGGCGACCCCCACGAATCTCTCAATCACTATTCGAAGGGCGCCGTCATCGCGTTCCTCCACGAGTATGTTGCCGGCATCCGCCCCGCCTCAGCGGGATATGACCGGGTCGACATCCGTCCGCAGATCGACGCGCGCCTGACCTGGGCGGAAGGGACGCTGCTGACCCGGCACGGCCTCATCCGGAGTCGATGGGAGGTCCGCGATGACCAGATCGACATCACGGTTCGGCTCCCCGCCCACACGAGCGGGACGCTGTTCCTTCCGGACGGAACCCAGTGCGAACTCGGCGGGGGAGACGCCGTGTTCACGGTGGCGCGACCGAGGCCCGGGCAGCGCATCCCGTATCCGGACACGCGCCGGGGGCTCACGCTTCGGGGATGA
- a CDS encoding alpha/beta hydrolase, whose amino-acid sequence MSVRALALDSILKRVFARGNGNADVREEVARRRAGTHPVAAPVPQGVSRKFDVATSSEEDSPVVRLTHPGGQRRRAVVYLPGGGYAQPISAQHWAAIARFARAADIDAVVPCYEVAPVGDAERAHRLVAQTLARTITRYGHGEVLLAGDSAGAGLALSALQRHPDGVRAAVLLNPWLDVEIRHPAASVIEDWDVILHIDELRAWGKVWAGDLSTGDPAVSPLRGSFDGLPPVHIVTEGRDLLMPDAMDAHRLLAAAGNAGSLTYSPDGNHAVGLLGNTTPEGARAFAAIVRALRGSP is encoded by the coding sequence ATGTCAGTGCGCGCATTGGCTCTCGACAGCATCCTGAAGCGCGTCTTCGCCCGCGGGAACGGCAACGCCGACGTTCGCGAGGAGGTCGCGCGACGGCGCGCGGGCACCCACCCCGTTGCCGCGCCCGTGCCGCAGGGGGTGAGCAGGAAGTTCGACGTGGCCACCTCCAGCGAGGAGGACTCGCCGGTCGTCAGGCTGACCCATCCCGGAGGCCAGCGTCGCCGCGCGGTCGTCTACCTGCCCGGCGGCGGGTACGCGCAGCCGATCTCCGCACAGCACTGGGCCGCGATCGCGCGGTTCGCCCGCGCCGCCGATATCGATGCGGTCGTTCCCTGTTACGAGGTCGCACCCGTCGGAGACGCGGAGCGCGCCCACCGCCTCGTCGCACAGACGCTCGCCCGGACGATCACGCGTTACGGGCACGGAGAGGTGCTCCTCGCCGGCGACTCCGCCGGCGCCGGGCTCGCGCTGAGCGCTCTGCAGCGGCATCCCGACGGGGTGCGCGCGGCGGTGCTGCTCAACCCCTGGCTGGACGTGGAGATCCGGCATCCGGCGGCATCCGTCATCGAGGACTGGGACGTGATCCTGCACATCGACGAACTGCGGGCGTGGGGAAAGGTCTGGGCCGGAGACCTGTCGACCGGTGACCCGGCCGTCAGCCCTCTGCGGGGGAGCTTCGACGGACTGCCGCCGGTCCATATCGTCACCGAGGGGCGCGACCTGCTCATGCCGGACGCGATGGATGCGCACCGCCTCCTCGCCGCAGCGGGGAACGCAGGCTCCCTCACCTACAGCCCCGACGGCAACCACGCCGTCGGACTGCTCGGCAACACGACACCCGAGGGCGCGCGCGCTTTCGCCGCGATCGTCCGCGCCCTGCGAGGCTCACCGTGA
- a CDS encoding aldo/keto reductase, whose translation MQLTLNNGVTLPALGFGVFQSTPEATAAAVETALRVGYRHVDTAAAYGNEREVGEGIRRSGVDREEVFIETKVWVSDYGYDQTLHAFEKSTGKLGVDTLDLLILHQPAPSRWEKTIAAYTALETLLAEGKVRAIGVSNFMPHHLDRLLTEASVVPSINQVELHPYFAQPDVQKADAAHGILTQAWSPIGGITFYPGPWGDERRSVMDDPTLAEIAAGHGRTSAQVMLRWHLQEGRSAIPKSVNPGRIAENFDVFDFELSPDEVARIDALDTGVRSGPDPDQPRDAMFDRVIPEA comes from the coding sequence ATGCAACTCACTCTCAACAACGGCGTCACGCTTCCCGCGCTCGGGTTCGGCGTCTTCCAGAGCACACCGGAGGCGACCGCCGCCGCGGTCGAGACGGCGCTGCGGGTCGGCTATCGTCACGTCGACACCGCGGCGGCGTACGGCAACGAGCGGGAGGTCGGCGAAGGCATCCGCCGGTCTGGCGTCGACCGCGAAGAGGTCTTCATCGAGACGAAGGTCTGGGTGTCGGACTACGGGTACGACCAGACCCTGCACGCGTTCGAGAAGTCCACCGGCAAGCTCGGCGTCGACACCCTCGATCTGCTGATCCTGCACCAGCCGGCGCCCAGCCGGTGGGAGAAGACGATCGCCGCCTACACGGCACTCGAGACGCTGCTCGCGGAGGGCAAGGTACGGGCGATCGGCGTCAGCAACTTCATGCCGCACCACCTCGACCGGCTGCTGACCGAAGCGTCTGTGGTCCCGTCGATCAACCAGGTCGAGCTGCATCCCTATTTCGCCCAGCCGGACGTGCAGAAGGCGGATGCCGCGCACGGCATTCTCACGCAGGCTTGGTCGCCGATCGGCGGGATCACGTTCTACCCCGGACCGTGGGGCGATGAGCGTCGCAGCGTCATGGACGACCCCACCCTCGCCGAGATCGCTGCCGGGCACGGCAGGACATCGGCCCAGGTGATGCTCCGCTGGCATCTGCAGGAAGGGCGCTCCGCCATCCCGAAGTCGGTCAACCCGGGTCGGATCGCGGAGAACTTCGACGTGTTCGACTTCGAACTCTCCCCCGACGAGGTCGCCCGCATCGACGCTCTCGACACCGGCGTGCGCAGCGGCCCCGACCCCGACCAGCCGCGCGACGCGATGTTCGACCGGGTCATCCCCGAAGCGTGA